In Bradyrhizobium erythrophlei, a single genomic region encodes these proteins:
- the dusB gene encoding tRNA dihydrouridine synthase DusB: MKIGGIEVANRVVLAPMSGVTDAPFRRLVAELGAGLVVSEMTASDDLVNGKPMSQLRCEAAGIGPHVVQLAGCEAKWMAEGARIAEAAGADIIDINMGCPARHVTGGQSGSALMRDLDHAERLIEATVGAVKVPVTLKMRLGWDERSLNAPELARRAEAAGVQLISVHGRTRCQFYKGEADWRAVRAVKDAIRIPLVVNGDITSFDKAVAALEASSADAVMVGRGAQGQPWLPGQIGRQLQSGVAEAVPPLREQLRYVRTLYDEICHHYGLRIGLRHARKHLGSALEVAAGYSRAPAAALKNWRSRILTAEDPHAVHRSLGEAFDDFAWSTAA, encoded by the coding sequence TTGAAAATAGGCGGTATTGAGGTCGCGAACCGGGTTGTTCTGGCACCCATGTCGGGCGTCACGGATGCACCGTTTCGACGCTTGGTTGCGGAGCTTGGGGCCGGGCTCGTCGTGTCCGAAATGACGGCGAGCGACGACTTGGTCAACGGCAAGCCGATGTCGCAGCTCCGCTGTGAGGCGGCCGGCATCGGTCCCCACGTCGTCCAGCTGGCGGGCTGCGAGGCCAAGTGGATGGCGGAGGGGGCTCGGATCGCCGAAGCCGCCGGCGCCGATATCATCGACATCAATATGGGCTGTCCGGCGCGTCATGTGACTGGCGGCCAATCCGGGTCTGCCTTGATGCGCGATCTCGATCACGCCGAGAGGCTGATCGAAGCGACCGTCGGCGCGGTGAAGGTGCCGGTCACACTCAAGATGCGGCTTGGCTGGGACGAGCGGTCGCTGAATGCGCCGGAGCTCGCGCGCCGTGCCGAGGCTGCCGGCGTACAACTTATCTCGGTCCACGGCCGGACCCGATGCCAGTTCTACAAGGGCGAGGCCGACTGGCGCGCCGTGAGGGCGGTCAAGGACGCCATCCGGATTCCACTTGTCGTCAACGGCGACATCACCTCGTTCGACAAGGCAGTTGCCGCGCTTGAAGCATCGAGCGCCGATGCGGTCATGGTCGGGCGGGGAGCGCAGGGCCAACCCTGGCTGCCCGGCCAGATCGGCCGGCAGCTTCAGAGCGGTGTCGCCGAGGCCGTGCCGCCGCTTCGGGAGCAGTTGCGATATGTCCGCACGCTCTATGACGAGATCTGCCATCACTATGGTTTGCGCATCGGTCTTCGCCATGCCCGCAAACACCTTGGCTCCGCCCTGGAAGTCGCGGCCGGCTATAGCCGCGCGCCGGCAGCGGCGTTGAAGAACTGGCGTAGCCGCATCCTGACCGCGGAGGATCCGCACGCCGTCCACCGCTCCCTTGGCGAGGCGTTCGACGATTTTGCGTGGAGTACGGCGGCATGA
- a CDS encoding bifunctional 2-C-methyl-D-erythritol 4-phosphate cytidylyltransferase/2-C-methyl-D-erythritol 2,4-cyclodiphosphate synthase, whose amino-acid sequence MPNQPRTAAILVAAGRGLRAGAGGPKQYRSIGGQPVIYRAMYPFSTHPQISAVQPVVNPDDAGVFDAAVRGLRYTPAVKGGATRQASVHAGLEALAAAKPDIVLIHDAARPFVSASLISRAIDAAAATGAAIPAIPVADTIKLVDGNGRIEATPERARLRIAQTPQSFRFDAILEAHRRAAREGRDDFTDDAALAEWVGLTVATFEGDAANMKLTTPEDFVREEARLASLLGDVRSGTGYDVHAFGDGDHLMICGIRVPHTRGFLAHSDGDVGLHALVDAILGALADGDIGSHFPPSDMKWKGAASDKFLKYAVERVTSRGGRIANLEVTLICERPKIGPLRDQMRARIAEITGLDISRVAVKATTSERLGFTGREEGIAATACATIRLPWDDKGPV is encoded by the coding sequence ATGCCTAATCAGCCGCGGACTGCCGCCATCCTCGTTGCCGCGGGTCGCGGCCTGCGCGCCGGTGCAGGTGGCCCGAAGCAATATCGTTCGATCGGTGGACAACCCGTCATCTACCGGGCGATGTACCCATTCTCTACCCATCCGCAAATATCTGCCGTGCAGCCGGTCGTGAATCCGGACGATGCCGGCGTGTTCGACGCAGCGGTGCGCGGTCTGCGCTACACCCCTGCCGTCAAGGGCGGCGCGACACGTCAGGCGTCGGTGCATGCGGGCCTTGAAGCGTTGGCCGCGGCGAAGCCCGACATCGTTCTTATTCATGACGCGGCGCGGCCTTTCGTTTCTGCCTCGCTGATATCGCGCGCGATCGATGCGGCGGCGGCGACCGGCGCAGCGATCCCCGCCATCCCCGTGGCCGACACGATCAAGCTGGTCGACGGCAATGGCCGCATCGAAGCCACGCCTGAGCGCGCGCGCTTGCGGATTGCCCAAACGCCTCAGTCCTTCCGCTTCGATGCGATCCTCGAGGCGCATCGGCGCGCTGCGCGAGAGGGACGCGATGATTTCACCGATGACGCCGCGCTCGCCGAATGGGTGGGATTGACGGTTGCGACCTTTGAAGGCGATGCTGCAAACATGAAACTCACCACACCGGAAGACTTCGTGCGCGAAGAAGCGCGCCTGGCAAGCCTGCTCGGCGATGTCAGGAGCGGCACCGGCTACGACGTGCACGCCTTCGGCGATGGCGACCACCTGATGATCTGCGGCATTCGCGTGCCGCATACCCGCGGATTCCTCGCTCATTCCGACGGCGACGTCGGCCTCCATGCTCTGGTCGACGCGATCCTGGGCGCGCTGGCCGATGGCGATATCGGCTCGCACTTCCCACCCAGCGACATGAAGTGGAAAGGCGCTGCCTCCGACAAGTTTTTGAAATACGCGGTCGAGCGCGTCACCTCGCGCGGCGGCCGCATCGCCAATCTCGAAGTCACGCTGATCTGCGAGCGGCCCAAGATTGGCCCGCTGCGCGATCAGATGCGCGCACGCATCGCCGAGATCACCGGGCTCGACATATCGCGCGTGGCCGTCAAAGCGACCACCAGTGAGCGCCTCGGCTTTACCGGCCGCGAGGAAGGCATCGCGGCGACCGCCTGCGCCACTATCCGCCTGCCGTGGGACGACAAGGGTCCGGTTTAG
- a CDS encoding CinA family protein, with the protein MASSTNTLARSLLDLCRSRKLTIATAESCTGGLVAGALTDIPGSSDVIDRGFVTYSNDAKHAMLGVETTTLAAFGAVSKETATQMAVGALERAGVDLAVAITGIAGPGGAVPGKPVGLVHFAVAARDGRITTHECRFGAIGRGAVRQRSVIEALRMLMEMARGPKVAKAKRAAVSRVRPRVTRTARRHASKGRRPRG; encoded by the coding sequence ATGGCCAGTTCGACTAATACCCTCGCCCGCTCGCTGCTCGATCTCTGCCGCAGCCGCAAGCTGACGATCGCGACCGCCGAATCCTGCACCGGCGGTCTCGTCGCCGGCGCGCTGACCGATATTCCCGGCTCCTCCGACGTCATCGATCGCGGCTTCGTCACCTATTCCAACGACGCCAAGCACGCGATGTTGGGCGTGGAGACGACCACACTTGCGGCCTTCGGCGCGGTCAGCAAGGAAACCGCAACCCAGATGGCGGTCGGTGCGTTGGAGCGAGCGGGCGTCGATCTCGCGGTCGCCATCACCGGCATTGCGGGCCCGGGCGGCGCGGTGCCCGGCAAGCCCGTCGGCCTCGTGCATTTTGCGGTCGCCGCGCGCGACGGACGCATCACCACCCACGAATGCCGCTTTGGCGCCATCGGACGTGGCGCGGTGCGACAGCGCTCCGTGATCGAGGCCTTGCGGATGCTGATGGAGATGGCGCGCGGGCCCAAGGTCGCAAAGGCGAAGCGTGCGGCCGTCAGCCGGGTTCGCCCGCGTGTGACGCGCACGGCCCGCCGGCATGCGTCAAAAGGGCGAAGGCCGCGAGGCTAA
- a CDS encoding transglutaminase-like cysteine peptidase yields MPGWPRPLIDPALSNVLTADYVGATAGENLSTTPGGKPAELFGLDTEPVFGGALPEKWRRVEARITRDREAIAQCRVSHSCSAPAQKLIDLSLEGAGRSSRARVGLINRAVDLAIRPVSDEKQWGVPDRWSDPFETLISERGDCEDYAILKYTALLEAGFPKEALKIVVWKNRWPEEDHAVLAVRVDNQWLILDNVTLALVRDTDVRRVIPEFVLDGQGVRRLISNSWLRKLSS; encoded by the coding sequence ATGCCCGGATGGCCCAGGCCGCTGATCGATCCCGCGCTATCCAATGTTCTGACCGCCGATTACGTTGGTGCGACCGCTGGCGAAAATCTCTCCACGACCCCCGGCGGAAAACCCGCCGAACTCTTCGGCTTGGATACGGAGCCGGTATTTGGTGGTGCGCTGCCGGAAAAATGGCGACGGGTCGAAGCCAGGATAACCAGGGATCGCGAAGCCATCGCGCAATGCCGGGTCAGTCACTCGTGTTCGGCTCCGGCGCAAAAGCTGATCGATCTCAGTCTGGAAGGCGCGGGACGTAGTAGCCGCGCGCGGGTCGGTTTGATCAACAGGGCGGTGGACCTCGCGATCAGGCCAGTCAGCGACGAGAAGCAGTGGGGCGTTCCGGATCGTTGGAGTGATCCGTTCGAAACGCTTATCTCGGAGCGCGGCGACTGTGAGGACTACGCGATCCTCAAATACACTGCGTTGCTCGAAGCGGGATTTCCGAAAGAGGCGCTGAAGATCGTCGTGTGGAAGAATCGGTGGCCGGAAGAAGATCATGCTGTCCTGGCGGTCCGCGTCGATAATCAGTGGCTCATTCTTGATAATGTCACTTTGGCTCTCGTGCGCGATACGGACGTCAGACGGGTAATCCCCGAGTTCGTTCTGGATGGACAGGGTGTGAGACGCCTGATTTCGAATAGCTGGCTGCGAAAGCTGTCGAGTTGA
- a CDS encoding IS110 family transposase, with protein sequence MFKSEGQFRCLPQPEQLQGLRARTEQGREWMMAQSGLVVAGIDVAKDKVDVCLRKFALRQVFPNTAPGHSKLVAWLRKHQVNKAVMEASGGYERDWAKVLRQAGIEVRIVDPRRVRSFALSAGRLAKNDPIDAGMIAWFAETFDEIPGQIHDAAREELAALVKARKNLIDVKTRLQSQNEHAGPRPVQKAHSHVLKSLAAEIAKLETAISAKVKATPGFAERAEIIESVPGLAETTSAILIAGMPELGMVGEEIAAALIGLAPYDDDSGKRRGERHIKGGRRWVRNAVYMPCLSAATQHNPVLKAFYQRLIAKGKEPKVALVACMRKLIVILNVMIARRQKWDAARYTSA encoded by the coding sequence TTGTTCAAGAGCGAGGGACAGTTCCGGTGTCTTCCTCAACCCGAACAGTTGCAAGGGCTTCGAGCCCGTACCGAGCAAGGAAGGGAGTGGATGATGGCACAAAGCGGTTTGGTTGTCGCCGGTATCGACGTGGCCAAGGACAAAGTAGATGTCTGCCTTCGCAAGTTCGCATTGCGTCAGGTGTTCCCGAACACCGCGCCAGGGCACAGCAAGCTGGTGGCCTGGCTTCGCAAGCACCAAGTGAACAAGGCCGTTATGGAGGCCAGTGGCGGCTACGAACGCGATTGGGCCAAAGTGCTGCGCCAAGCCGGCATCGAGGTGCGGATCGTTGATCCCAGGCGGGTCCGCAGCTTCGCGCTGTCGGCCGGACGCCTAGCGAAGAACGATCCGATCGACGCGGGGATGATCGCCTGGTTCGCAGAGACATTTGACGAGATACCTGGCCAGATCCACGATGCCGCACGCGAGGAGCTGGCAGCGCTGGTGAAGGCACGCAAAAACCTGATTGATGTTAAGACCCGATTGCAAAGCCAGAACGAACACGCCGGACCGAGACCGGTGCAGAAGGCCCATTCCCACGTGTTGAAGAGTCTGGCTGCCGAAATTGCCAAGCTCGAGACTGCGATCTCCGCCAAGGTCAAGGCGACACCGGGCTTTGCTGAGCGCGCCGAGATCATCGAGAGTGTGCCGGGCCTCGCCGAAACGACATCCGCGATCCTCATCGCGGGGATGCCGGAGCTCGGGATGGTGGGTGAGGAGATCGCCGCGGCCTTGATAGGCCTCGCACCTTATGATGACGATAGTGGCAAACGGCGCGGCGAGCGACACATCAAGGGCGGCCGCCGTTGGGTCAGAAACGCCGTCTACATGCCTTGCCTCAGCGCAGCCACGCAGCACAACCCGGTGCTCAAGGCCTTCTATCAACGCCTGATCGCCAAGGGAAAGGAGCCGAAGGTGGCCCTCGTCGCCTGCATGCGAAAGCTGATCGTCATCCTCAACGTCATGATCGCTCGTCGCCAGAAATGGGATGCCGCGCGCTACACATCGGCCTGA
- a CDS encoding type II toxin-antitoxin system RatA family toxin yields the protein MPSFSNKRRVQHKASEMFDLVADVERYPEFVPLCQALKVRQRTPRADGTEVIVADMTVSFKLVKETFTSEVTLDRPNLKITVRYLRGPFSNLENRWTFEPKGDDASDVGFYITYEFKSRMLAMLMGSMFDVAFTRFSAAFEKRADIVYGKRG from the coding sequence ATGCCCAGCTTCTCCAACAAACGCCGGGTGCAGCACAAGGCATCCGAGATGTTCGACCTTGTCGCCGATGTCGAACGCTATCCGGAATTCGTGCCGCTCTGCCAGGCGCTGAAGGTGCGCCAGCGTACGCCGAGGGCGGACGGCACCGAGGTCATCGTGGCTGACATGACCGTGTCGTTCAAGCTTGTGAAGGAAACGTTCACGAGCGAGGTGACGCTCGATCGTCCGAACCTGAAAATCACCGTGCGATACCTGCGCGGGCCGTTTTCCAACTTGGAAAATCGCTGGACGTTCGAGCCGAAGGGCGATGACGCCAGCGACGTCGGCTTCTATATCACTTACGAATTCAAGAGCCGCATGCTTGCGATGCTGATGGGATCGATGTTCGATGTGGCGTTCACGCGGTTCTCCGCCGCCTTCGAGAAACGCGCGGATATCGTGTACGGGAAGCGCGGCTAG
- the lipA gene encoding lipoyl synthase, translating to MVVIVDTVSATPVRPRHPEKVNRPDALSPPKPDWIRVRAPTTRGYADTRNIVKENGLVTVCEEAGCPNIGECWDKKHATFMIMGDTCTRACAFCNVKTGMPGALDANEPEYVAEATFKLGLKHVVVTSVDRDDLTDGGAEHFARTIRAIRARCPETSIEILTPDFLRKDGALEVVAAAKPDVFNHNLETVPSRYLNVRPGARYFHSIRLLQRVKEVDPSIFTKSGIMVGLGEERHEVLQVMDDLRSADVDFLTIGQYLQPTRKHHAVMRYVTPDEFAGYEKVAYTKGFLMVSASPLTRSSHHAGEDFARLQAARAAIIR from the coding sequence ATGGTCGTGATCGTCGATACCGTCTCCGCCACGCCGGTGCGCCCGCGTCACCCGGAAAAGGTGAACCGCCCGGATGCGCTGTCGCCGCCCAAGCCGGACTGGATTCGCGTGCGCGCCCCGACCACGCGCGGCTATGCCGATACCCGCAACATCGTGAAGGAAAACGGCCTCGTTACGGTATGTGAGGAGGCGGGTTGTCCGAATATCGGCGAGTGCTGGGACAAGAAGCACGCCACTTTCATGATCATGGGCGACACCTGCACCCGGGCGTGCGCGTTCTGCAACGTCAAGACAGGCATGCCGGGCGCGCTCGATGCCAACGAGCCCGAATACGTGGCCGAGGCCACCTTCAAGCTCGGTTTGAAACATGTCGTCGTTACCTCCGTCGATCGTGACGATTTGACCGACGGCGGCGCCGAACATTTTGCCCGGACCATCCGGGCCATCCGCGCGCGTTGCCCGGAGACATCAATCGAAATCCTCACCCCCGACTTCCTGCGCAAGGACGGCGCGCTCGAGGTTGTGGCCGCGGCCAAGCCGGACGTGTTCAACCACAATCTGGAAACGGTACCGTCGCGGTATCTGAACGTGCGGCCGGGCGCTCGTTATTTTCATTCGATCCGTCTCTTGCAACGGGTGAAGGAAGTCGATCCCTCCATCTTCACCAAGTCCGGCATCATGGTGGGTCTCGGCGAAGAACGTCATGAAGTCCTCCAGGTGATGGATGACCTCCGTTCGGCGGATGTGGATTTTCTCACCATCGGTCAATATCTGCAGCCGACACGAAAGCATCATGCCGTGATGCGTTACGTCACGCCGGACGAATTCGCAGGCTACGAGAAGGTCGCCTACACCAAGGGGTTCCTGATGGTGTCGGCGAGCCCGCTGACGCGCTCGTCGCATCACGCCGGCGAGGATTTCGCAAGGTTGCAGGCGGCGCGCGCGGCGATCATCCGCTAA
- a CDS encoding DNA-3-methyladenine glycosylase translates to MLQNSARTSPKPGKQLKKAFFGRSVHEVAPDLIGATFLVDGVGGIIVEVEAYHHTEPAAHSYRGPTPRNSVMFGPPGFTYVYRSYGIHWCVNFVCEKAGSASAVLIRALEPTHGIPRMRRRRGLPDERSLCSGPGKLTEALGITHAHNGLPLDAAPIALYARTAKPDVVTGLRIGITKAVDLPWRYGLRDSKFLSRPFA, encoded by the coding sequence ATGCTCCAAAATTCCGCTAGAACCAGCCCAAAACCCGGCAAACAGCTCAAGAAAGCCTTCTTCGGCCGCAGCGTGCACGAGGTCGCGCCCGACCTGATCGGGGCGACGTTTTTGGTCGACGGCGTCGGCGGAATCATCGTGGAGGTCGAGGCCTATCACCACACCGAGCCTGCGGCGCATTCCTACCGGGGACCGACGCCCCGCAATTCCGTGATGTTCGGGCCACCCGGCTTCACCTACGTCTACCGCTCTTACGGTATTCACTGGTGCGTCAATTTCGTCTGCGAGAAAGCAGGATCGGCGAGTGCCGTGCTGATCCGCGCCCTGGAGCCAACCCACGGGATTCCCAGGATGCGGCGGCGCCGCGGCCTTCCGGACGAACGATCGCTGTGCTCGGGTCCCGGCAAGTTGACCGAAGCGCTCGGCATCACCCACGCCCACAACGGCCTGCCGCTGGATGCTGCTCCGATCGCGCTTTATGCGCGAACAGCCAAACCCGACGTCGTCACGGGATTGCGGATCGGCATCACCAAGGCGGTGGACCTGCCCTGGCGCTACGGGTTGAGGGACTCGAAATTCCTCTCCAGGCCATTTGCCTGA
- a CDS encoding GH1 family beta-glucosidase — MSATVAEAAQKTTTSARLFRDSKAAFPTGFRWGTATSSYQIEGAVNEDGRGPSIWDRFTHLPGKIIDHSTADVANDHYHRYKEDVQLIKELGAKAYRFSIAWPRVFPEGSGTPNAKGLDFYQRLLDELLANGIEPFATLYHWDLPQGIQDRYDGWRSRDTAKAFADYAGYVTERISDRVKHIFTINECARLVQAGFGTGIDAPGLNLPQKEINQVRHHVALGHGLAVQAIRAHGRSGTRVGPAENMEICIPAIETPANIRAAETATRELNAGYLTAILEGKYTDAFLAYAGANAPSFTPDDLKAIASPIDFVGINVYMPNQYVVAGENGNPFALLPFAATYPHMDSNWLRIGPEAMYWAPRHVARLWNVKSIYITENGTSAADQPSADGKVYDIERIMYLRNYLTQLQRATSEGVPVNGYFLWSLMDNFEWSDGYDKRFGLYHVNFETQQRTPKLSASFYREVIKQNAVV, encoded by the coding sequence ATGTCGGCCACAGTAGCCGAGGCGGCCCAAAAGACTACAACTTCCGCGCGCCTATTCCGAGACAGCAAGGCAGCTTTCCCGACGGGGTTTCGGTGGGGTACGGCGACATCATCCTATCAGATCGAGGGGGCGGTCAACGAAGATGGTCGCGGCCCGTCGATATGGGATCGGTTCACGCATCTGCCCGGCAAGATCATCGATCACAGCACCGCTGACGTCGCCAACGACCACTACCATCGCTACAAGGAGGACGTTCAGCTCATCAAGGAACTCGGCGCCAAGGCTTACCGTTTTTCGATCGCGTGGCCTCGTGTATTTCCGGAAGGGAGCGGGACCCCAAACGCAAAAGGCCTCGATTTTTATCAGCGGCTGCTGGATGAATTGCTGGCGAACGGCATTGAGCCGTTTGCGACGCTGTATCACTGGGACCTCCCTCAGGGGATTCAGGATCGTTATGATGGGTGGAGGTCGCGCGACACGGCCAAGGCATTTGCGGATTACGCGGGCTACGTCACCGAGCGCATCAGCGACCGCGTAAAACACATCTTCACGATCAACGAGTGCGCAAGGCTCGTTCAGGCCGGCTTCGGCACGGGGATCGATGCGCCGGGCCTTAACCTGCCTCAAAAGGAAATCAATCAAGTCCGCCATCACGTCGCGCTCGGCCACGGTCTCGCGGTGCAGGCCATCCGCGCGCATGGGCGTAGCGGCACCAGAGTCGGCCCGGCCGAGAATATGGAAATTTGCATTCCGGCGATCGAAACGCCGGCCAATATTCGCGCGGCCGAAACCGCTACCCGCGAGCTCAACGCCGGCTATCTGACAGCGATCCTCGAGGGAAAATACACCGACGCCTTCCTGGCCTATGCCGGCGCCAATGCGCCGTCATTCACACCAGACGATCTCAAGGCCATTGCATCGCCGATCGATTTTGTCGGGATCAACGTGTACATGCCCAATCAATATGTCGTGGCGGGCGAGAACGGCAATCCCTTCGCGCTGCTGCCGTTCGCGGCGACCTACCCGCACATGGATTCGAACTGGCTGCGAATAGGGCCCGAGGCGATGTACTGGGCGCCACGCCATGTCGCCAGGCTTTGGAACGTCAAGTCGATCTATATCACCGAGAACGGAACGTCGGCCGCGGACCAGCCGTCGGCAGACGGCAAAGTCTACGATATCGAGCGCATTATGTACTTGCGCAATTACCTGACGCAGCTCCAGCGCGCGACCTCGGAAGGCGTGCCGGTCAACGGATATTTCCTCTGGAGCCTGATGGACAATTTCGAATGGTCGGACGGATACGATAAGCGTTTCGGGCTCTATCACGTCAACTTCGAAACACAGCAGCGCACGCCAAAACTTTCGGCCTCGTTCTATCGCGAGGTCATCAAGCAAAACGCGGTCGTGTGA
- a CDS encoding beta-(1-6) glucans synthase: MLARAPIDSTAKLECVSYAPFRDGQTPLNPKLEVSAEQIREDLIHLSEISRCVRTYSVDNGLNQVPELASEVGLKVLLGIWIGNNRIKNAQLVDTAVALAEKYPDTVTAIVVGNEVLLHGDMSPSDLRDLIRSVKARVSVPVTYADAWEYWLRYREIQDAVDFVTVHILPYWDNVPVRAQDAAADVATIHKRLALAFPDKEVMIGETGWPSMGRMREGALPSRINQARVISEILDVAKRDNFRVNLIEAFDASWKRYWEGTVGGNWGLFAADHRTLKYPPGVSISNYPLWKPLMGSGMILATFVFAAAWFSQRRKPWKPRTSSWIAIGVSATIAGILLGIAIDKMTYESFGAWGWLRWGSLLVAAAATPLLCASALMSGRALPAFLELIGPRDSRTRSFPTFALGLVLIGIVVIATGAALGSVFDPRWQDLPYAALTMAAVPLVSLSWLNRPKAGARPIAEMVFAAIFIFSALYIVFIEGTQNWQAVWTSGAYIALGLALVGVRSKEAIVQPEPSSA; the protein is encoded by the coding sequence ATGCTTGCGCGCGCGCCGATCGATTCGACAGCCAAGCTCGAATGCGTGTCCTACGCTCCGTTTCGTGACGGCCAGACTCCGCTCAATCCGAAGCTGGAAGTCAGTGCCGAGCAGATTCGCGAAGACTTGATTCATCTTTCCGAAATATCGCGCTGCGTTCGCACCTATTCCGTCGACAACGGTCTGAACCAGGTACCTGAACTCGCGTCGGAGGTCGGGCTGAAGGTTCTTCTGGGTATCTGGATCGGCAACAACCGGATCAAGAATGCGCAACTCGTCGACACCGCGGTTGCACTTGCGGAAAAATATCCGGACACGGTCACGGCGATTGTCGTCGGCAACGAGGTGCTGTTGCACGGCGACATGAGCCCGTCCGATCTTCGCGACCTCATACGTTCGGTCAAGGCGCGCGTCAGTGTCCCCGTGACCTATGCCGATGCCTGGGAATATTGGCTGCGCTATCGGGAAATTCAGGATGCCGTCGACTTCGTCACGGTTCACATCCTGCCCTACTGGGACAACGTTCCGGTCCGTGCGCAGGACGCGGCGGCGGACGTGGCGACGATTCACAAGCGACTGGCGCTCGCCTTTCCCGACAAAGAGGTGATGATCGGCGAAACCGGCTGGCCGAGCATGGGACGGATGCGTGAAGGCGCCCTCCCGTCGCGTATCAATCAGGCTCGCGTGATTTCGGAAATTCTCGATGTCGCCAAACGCGACAACTTCCGCGTCAACCTGATCGAGGCGTTTGATGCATCCTGGAAGCGATACTGGGAAGGGACCGTCGGCGGCAACTGGGGCTTGTTCGCTGCCGATCACCGAACCCTGAAATACCCGCCTGGCGTTTCCATCAGCAACTACCCGCTGTGGAAGCCGCTGATGGGAAGCGGGATGATATTGGCAACCTTCGTTTTCGCGGCGGCCTGGTTCAGCCAACGGCGCAAGCCGTGGAAGCCGCGGACCTCGTCATGGATCGCCATCGGTGTTTCGGCGACAATCGCCGGAATCCTGCTGGGGATCGCCATCGACAAGATGACGTATGAGAGCTTCGGCGCCTGGGGCTGGCTCCGATGGGGTTCACTGCTCGTGGCCGCCGCCGCTACACCGTTGTTGTGCGCCAGCGCGCTGATGTCCGGCCGCGCGCTGCCTGCGTTTCTCGAACTGATCGGGCCGCGCGACAGCCGGACCCGGTCTTTTCCAACATTCGCTCTCGGCCTCGTCCTGATCGGCATCGTCGTGATCGCGACAGGTGCGGCGCTGGGCTCGGTGTTCGATCCGCGCTGGCAGGATCTTCCCTACGCCGCCCTGACCATGGCTGCGGTGCCGCTGGTTTCGCTGTCATGGCTCAACCGGCCCAAAGCGGGCGCCCGTCCGATTGCGGAGATGGTGTTTGCCGCAATCTTCATTTTCAGCGCGCTCTACATCGTTTTCATCGAGGGCACCCAGAATTGGCAAGCCGTTTGGACCTCGGGAGCTTATATCGCGCTGGGGCTCGCGCTAGTCGGAGTCCGCAGCAAGGAAGCGATCGTTCAGCCCGAGCCCTCAAGCGCCTGA
- a CDS encoding NAD-dependent epimerase/dehydratase family protein, which yields MRIFLAGATGVIGRRLALLLRDAKHEVAGSTRDPAKAVRLEALGIEPVVVDVFDADGLARAVVRARPDVIVHQLTDLPSAPGTPGYAAGQEANRRLRIDGTHNLMQAAAKAGVRRVIAQSIAFVYAPGRAPRVESDPFDIAAGPPRNLTVEGVVALEREVLHTSDIAGVVLRYGYFYGAGTWYDAPPKPPSVHIDAAAHAALLSVDKGNGVYNIAEDGDAVSSAKAKRELGFDPMFRMPARLVEWI from the coding sequence TTGAGAATTTTTCTGGCGGGCGCTACCGGCGTGATCGGACGGCGGCTGGCGCTGCTGCTGCGGGACGCAAAACACGAAGTAGCCGGGTCGACGCGCGATCCGGCCAAGGCCGTCCGCCTGGAAGCGCTTGGTATCGAGCCTGTCGTAGTCGATGTGTTTGATGCAGATGGCTTGGCGCGGGCAGTGGTGCGTGCTCGGCCGGATGTGATTGTTCACCAGCTTACGGATTTGCCGAGTGCGCCGGGCACCCCAGGCTATGCAGCCGGGCAGGAGGCCAACCGACGCCTTCGCATCGACGGGACGCATAATCTGATGCAGGCCGCGGCAAAGGCCGGCGTTCGCCGCGTTATCGCCCAGAGTATCGCCTTTGTTTACGCGCCGGGTCGGGCCCCGCGCGTGGAGAGCGATCCTTTCGACATTGCCGCCGGACCGCCGCGCAACCTCACCGTGGAAGGCGTCGTCGCGTTAGAGCGCGAGGTGCTGCACACCTCAGATATTGCGGGCGTCGTGTTGCGTTACGGCTATTTCTACGGCGCCGGCACCTGGTATGACGCGCCACCGAAGCCGCCGTCGGTTCATATCGATGCCGCTGCTCACGCGGCGCTGCTCTCGGTGGACAAAGGAAACGGCGTTTATAACATTGCCGAAGACGGTGACGCCGTATCGTCAGCAAAGGCAAAGCGCGAGTTGGGATTCGATCCGATGTTTCGAATGCCAGCGCGCCTAGTGGAGTGGATTTGA